Proteins encoded in a region of the Falco biarmicus isolate bFalBia1 chromosome W, bFalBia1.pri, whole genome shotgun sequence genome:
- the LOC130142097 gene encoding acrosin-like, with the protein MSLAAMDFLRLLVVLLAVCCPVHGTWDSCGGSCGLRPMALHYGMSRVVGGTDALPGAWPWIVSIQALVEGGTAHICGGSLISPQWVLTAAHCFIEVRDITVLRVVLGATQLTQLGPEAQVHAVRRLLVHQHYWNVTQSNDIALLELDQPVQCNSYVQLACVPDASLRVSELTACYVSGWGARKARAGGSAYVLQEAQVHLIDARVCNSSGWYRGAIHTHNMCAGYPQGGIDTCQGDSGGPLVCQDKSADYFWLVGVTSWGTGCARARKPGVYTSTQHFYDWILAQMGLRPAVTTTARPQPVFTYTPVQRPRASADVLPREHQPAQAPLLSLSCSASSTPGSLYCVPHHWPGVMAEPVALPC; encoded by the exons atgTCGCTGGCAGCGATGGATTTTCTGCGTCTCCTCGTTGTCCTGCTGGCcgtgtgctgtcctgtgcatggcacatgggacagctgtgg AGGGAGCTGCGGGCTTCGTCCCATGGCTTTGCACTACGGCATGTCGCGCGTcgtgggtggcacagatgccctgccgggggcctggccctggatcgTCAGCATCCAGGCTCTCGTGGAAGGAGGCACGGCGCACATCTGCGGGGGCTCCCTCATCAGCCCACAGTgggtcctcacagcagcccactgcttcatcgAGGTCAG ggACATCACCGTCTTGCGCGTGGTGCTCGGTGCCACCCAGCTGACTCAGCTGGGCCCTGAGGCTCAGGTGCACGCCGTCAGGCGGCTGCTGGTTCACCAGCACTACTGGAACGTCACGCAGAGCAacgacattgccttgctggagctggaccagcctgtccagtgcaacagctacgtacagcttgcctgtgtgcccgacgcctcgctgagagtctcagagctgacagcctgctacgtcagtggctggggtgccaggaaagcaagag ctggaggatCGGCATacgtgctgcaggaggcccaggtccaCCTCATTGATGCCagggtctgtaacagcagcggcTGGTACAGGGGGGCCATCCACACCCACAACATGTGTGCTGGCTATCCGCAGGGCGGCATCgacacctgccag ggggacagcggtgggcctCTCGTGTGCCAAGACAAGAGCGCCgactacttctggcttgttggcGTGACCagctgggggacgggctgtgcgaGAGCAAGGAAGCCCGGAGTCTacacctccacccagcacttctacGACTGGATCCTGGCGCAGATGGGCCTGCGCCCAGCAGTAACCACTACTGCAAGGCCACAGCCAGTCTTCACCTACACCCCCGTTcagaggccaag GGCGAGCGCAGATGTTCTGCCAAGGGagcaccagcctgcacaggCCCCGCTGCTGTCGCTGTCATGCAGCGCCTCTTCTACCCCGGGCTCCCTCTACTGTGTCCCACACCACTGGCCTGGTGTGATGGCAGAGCCAGTGGCACTACCCTGTTGA
- the LOC130142099 gene encoding acrosin-like, with protein MSLAAMDFLRLLVVLLAVCCPVHGTWDSCGGSCGLRPMALHYGMSRVVGGTDALPGAWPWIVSIQALVEGGTAHICGGSLISPQWVLTAAHCFIEVRDITVLRVVLGATQLTQLGPEAQVRAVRRLLVHQHYWNVTQRNDIALLELDQPVQCNSYVQLACVPDASLRVSELTACYVSGWGARKARAGGSAYVLQEAQVHLIDARVCNSSGWYRGAIHTHNMCAGYPQGGIDTCQGDSGGPLVCQDKSADYFWLVGVTSWGTGCARARKPGVYTSTQHFYDWILAQMGLRPAVTTTARPQPVFTYTPVQRPRGSCGLRPMALHYGMSRVVGGTDALPGAWPWIVSIQALVEGGTAHICGGSLISPQWVLTAAHCFIEVRDITVLRVVLGATQLTQLGPEAQVRAVRRLLVHQHYWNVTQRNDIALLELDQPVQCNSYVQLACVPDASLRVSELTACYVSGWGARKARGEWPKRRSAYVLQEAQVHLIDARVCNSSGWYRGAIHTHNMCAGYPQGGIDTCQGDSGGPLVCQDKSADYFWLVGVTSWGTGCARARKPGVYTSTQHFYDWILAQMGLRPAVTTTARPQPVFTYTPVQRPRPRPRPRPTESSRFPPCPFPVQKLLDFFTRLQELLQYLRAK; from the exons atgTCGCTGGCAGCGATGGATTTTCTGCGTCTCCTCGTTGTCCTGCTGGCcgtgtgctgtcctgtgcacggcacatgggacagctgtgg AGGGAGCTGCGGGCTTCGTCCCATGGCTTTGCACTACGGCATGTCGCGCGTcgtgggtggcacagatgccctgccgggggcctggccctggatcgTCAGCATCCAGGCTCTCGTGGAAGGAGGCACGGCGCACATCTGCGGGGGCTCCCTCATCAGCCCACAGTgggtcctcacagcagcccactgcttcatcgAGGTCAG ggACATCACCGTCTTGCGCGTGGTGCTCGGTGCCACCCAGCTGACTCAGCTGGGCCCTGAGGCTCAGGTGCGCGCCGTCAGGCGGCTGCTGGTTCACCAGCACTACTGGAACGTCACGCAGAGGAacgacattgccttgctggagctggaccagcctgtccagtgcaacagctacgtacagcttgcctgtgtgcccgacgcctcgctgagagtctcagagctgacagcctgctacgtcagtggctggggtgccaggaaagcaagag ctggaggatCGGCATacgtgctgcaggaggcccaggtccaCCTCATTGATGCCagggtctgtaacagcagcggcTGGTACAGGGGGGCCATCCACACCCACAACATGTGTGCTGGCTATCCGCAGGGCGGCATCgacacctgccag ggggacagcggtgggcctCTCGTGTGCCAAGACAAGAGCGCCgactacttctggcttgttggcGTGACCagctgggggacgggctgtgcgaGAGCAAGGAAGCCCGGAGTCTacacctccacccagcacttctacGACTGGATCCTGGCGCAGATGGGCCTGCGCCCAGCAGTAACCACTACTGCAAGGCCACAGCCAGTCTTCACCTACACCCCCGTTcagaggccaag AGGGAGCTGCGGGCTTCGTCCCATGGCTTTGCACTACGGCATGTCGCGCGTcgtgggtggcacagatgccctgccgggggcctggccctggatcgTCAGCATCCAGGCTCTCGTGGAAGGAGGCACGGCGCACATCTGCGGGGGCTCCCTCATCAGCCCACAGTgggtcctcacagcagcccactgcttcatcgAGGTCAG ggACATCACCGTCTTGCGCGTGGTGCTCGGTGCCACCCAGCTGACTCAGCTGGGCCCTGAGGCTCAGGTGCGCGCCGTCAGGCGGCTGCTGGTTCACCAGCACTACTGGAACGTCACGCAGAGGAacgacattgccttgctggagctggaccagcctgtccagtgcaacagctacgtacagcttgcctgtgtgcccgacgcctcgctgagagtctcagagctgacagcctgctacgtcagtggctggggtgccaggaaagcaagaggTGAGTGGCCCAAACGCA gatCGGCATacgtgctgcaggaggcccaggtccaCCTCATTGATGCCagggtctgtaacagcagcggTTGGTACAGGGGGGCCATCCACACCCACAACATGTGTGCTGGCTATCCGCAGGGCGGCATCgacacctgccag ggggacagcggtgggcctCTCGTGTGCCAAGACAAGAGCGCCgactacttctggcttgttggcGTGACCagctgggggacgggctgtgcgaGAGCAAGGAAGCCCGGAGTCTacacctccacccagcacttctacGACTGGATCCTGGCGCAGATGGGCCTGCGCCCAGCAGTAACCACTACTGCAAGGCCACAGCCAGTCTTCACCTACACCCCCGTTcagaggccaaggccaaggccaaggccaaggccaacagAATCGAGCCGGTTTCCACCCTGCCCGTTTccagtccagaagctgctggacttctttactcggctgcaggagctcctgcagtacCTAAGGGCGAAATAG